The genomic segment ATAAGACAAATCGTTATGTATAAAAGCACTCTCCGTGTCTCTGTGGCTCCGTGTTTCATTCCAAAAAACCAGCTTTAAATTTTAATGAACAAGAGCTTAAGTTGTTAACAATAACCTAGTTAAAAATCGAGCTGACGTTAAATTACGACCCCTCTGTGATTCTGTAGCTTATGATCTGTATAGTTGGCCATGTAGCCCTTGAGGAATTAGGTGGGGAGCTTCTGCTCTTCCTACTTCCTTAAAGGTTTTAGCATCTAGTATAAGTAGAAAAGAGCTTTTTCGTATTTTGTCTATTACAACAGACAAAATAAGCCCATCGTCCTCACTTGCGCTGTCAGGAGAGGTAGTAAAAACAGGTTCTCCTGGCATACAGCCATCCGAAGACCAGCTTTTAGTCTCTCTTGTTATGGTATCAACTTTATAAAGGACGTTACTATGTAATAGTTCTTTTGAAGTCGTTGGATTTTTGAAAAAGCCTGTACCATACATATAACGATAAGGGCTTCCATCAAAGTTTTCATTAATTCTTGGAAATTCGAGAGGATCGTTCGAGAGGCGCTCTTCTTTTATGGTTTTATGGTTTAGGTCTAAGGAGAGTCTCGTCAAGTAAGATTCATAATGTCCACTTTTAAGTATTTTTGAATCTGTATTGAGAGCTTCATTCGTAATAATACTCGCATCCAAATAAGCAGCAAGATCTATGTGGATAGTGTTATTTTCTTCAAAAGCATTGACATGGTGAAAGGCAAAAAAAGCTCTTGTATTGTATTTTCCAGTGACATTACCTCGATTTCGATCGATGACAGTGATTTGCGTACCATTCGTTTCGTCCCATGAAAAGTTTTTGATAAAGGCTTTACCTTTTGTAATTAGGTCAATGGGCCTTACAGTCAATGGGAATTCTGTTAAAATGATGTGGTTTTGAGTGATTGCAAAGCTGTGCATGTAAGATGGACGCTCTACGGGTACTTTTGCGATGACTTTTCTTGTGGAGGAGTCTTTGGATATTTTGTAGATGATGTAAAAGCTATTTCGTCCATATTCAATGAGGTAGTTAAGTGTTTCTTGTCTTTTGCTATCATAATGTGGGTGTGCAGATTCCCAGCATTTATCTTTGCAAAGGGCATCTTGATAGGCAAACACACCAAGTGTTTCTAGAGTTATTGGATCAAATTTTACAGGAAGTGGAACTTCTGTAAGAGCTACGTATTCATTTGCAAGTTTTGTAATGTTAACATTGGCGTTGTGGATAGGATCAGAGTGTTTAAAGAGAAGGGTGAATAGTGATTTAAACAGCGATCTACAAGGATCTGCTGCAAATCCCTCATAGTGGATAGATCCTTTTTTAAAAACCATTTGATAGGCATCTGAGCGTAGGAATTTATTAGAATAGCTGATGTGTCCATTGGTAAAAGAAAATAGATGAAGCATAGCAAGCCCATCAAACCAATGTTCTTGGCTTTCATTATCTACAGAAATGGTGATAGGGCCATTGCGTATTAAAGAGCCAGAAAGCCATTGAGGAATGATTCCAGTAGCTTTAAGAGAATAATTTGAGACTTCTTTAAGAAGTTCTGCTTTAATGAGGGTTCTTTTTTTTATAAGCATATCTTAAAGTAAAAACAGAATCATGAAAAAAAATCAAAGTATAATGAATTAACTTACATTTTTTTGCATCTTTTGCTAGAGTTGTTGATTATGTCTTCGCAGCGGTCTTCTTTTTGGATTTCTCTTTTTGTGGGTTTTATTGATCACTTGGGAGTTGGACTTGTTTATCCTCTCTTTGCTTCCATGCTGTTTGATAGAAACTTTGCTCTTTTGCCACCAGATACTTCTTTAGAAGTTAGAGGGATGTGGCTGGGTGTATTGATTGCTCTTATGCCTTTGATAGAGTTTTTTGCAGCCCCTTTTTGGGGCGCCTTATCCGATGGTAAAGGAAGAAAAAAACCTCTTCAGATGAGTGTTTCGTTTGCCCTTGCGGGGTATATAGTTGCACTTGTTGCTACTTATTTTGCCAATATTTACTTATTGTTGGCATCTAGAGTGGTCATCGGTTTTGCAGCGGGTAACATATCGATTGTGCAAGCAGCTGTTGCAGATTTAAGTACGCCTGATGAAAAGAGTAAGAATTTTGGTTTGTATGGTATGGCTCTTGGCACAGGATTTGCTTTTGGTCCATTTTTTGGAGGATTTTTCTCTCGGTGGGGCTATAGCATTCCTTTTCTTGCGGCCATTGCACTTGTTATTTTTAATCTAGGTGTTGTATATTATTTCTTTAGGGAGACTAACTTTCTTTTGCTTAAAAAGAAGGTTTCTTGGCACGTTGGCCTTTTGAATTTTAAGAAGGCTTTTAAATTTAAAGGTCTTCGCATCATCCTCTTGGCTTCCTTTTTGCACTGTTTTGCGTGGTCTTATTTTTTCGAGTTTATTTCTGTTTATTTAATTGCAAACTTTGACTTCTCTTCTGAAGACCTGGGGTTATTTTATGGGATTGCAGGAGCAAGTTACGCTTTGAGCACTGGTTATTTAATACGTCCCTTTACAGCAAAGTTTAAGCCCGCATCCCTTCTTTTTGCAGGAAATTTACTTGCAGGATTGTCAATTCTGTTATTCCCTTTTGTTACAACAACGCTTGTGCTTTGGATTGCAATTATTGTTATTTGTTACTTTGTTGCATTTGTTTGGCCATCTGCCACAGCAATTGTTTCTAATCACGCATCTGGAGATATTCAAGGAGAATCTCTTGGGATTTTTGCTGCAGTTAACGCTATGGGATTTGTTTTAAGTCCTTTGTTGTCGGGTTCTTGGGTCGGTACATACCCTACAATTACCATGTGGGTAAGCGGCATTATTCTTGTCATTACCTCTCTTATTCTTTTTAGATCTTTAAAGGCTATCGCTTAGTTATAAGTAGAAGGTTTCCCTCTACGTATAAAGATACAACGGGTTCTTTAAGTTCGTTGCAAATACTAGCATTAAGGCCAATTTCAGTTTTCCATGCATTTACATTCCAAAGAAGTCCTGTTGTTGTAACTACTGCAGATGGCCATCCAAAAAAGGCGCAAGGATCGCCTATTTGTCCTGAAAAGCTAAACGTTTCATTTTGTAAAAATTGAATGAGTTCACATTCTGTGTGTAGAGTGATTTCACATTCCTTTGAGTAGTATTTCTTTAAAAATGCAAGTGTTGCTAAAGAGTGATCGCTTCTTGTACCTCCATCCGCGCAGCAGATGGAAATATGTGTAGCTCCATTTTTTTTAGAAAATAGGATCGCTTTTTCAAGATCTGTATAATTTTGATCTTCAGCTAAGATAAAGAGGACATTTAGCTTTTCATATTTATTTTTTATTGAGGGGTTAATAGAGTCAAAATCACCTAGAATATAGTGAGGAGTGATATTTAAGAGATTGTTTGCAGCGCCATCTAGAGCGATAATAGTTTTATTAGGGGCAAGAGAGTGTACGATAGAATCATTGTAGGGGCCATTTGCAATGATGAGAACTTCATGCATTATGGCATGCCTGGGTAAGGGGAATGGGCATTTTCTCCAGAGTCAATTAAGCGTATTTTGGCAGTTGCAAGGGTATCACTGACTTGTAACCAGTAGGGGAAGTAGGTGGGGGCATCTTTATAATTTGCAGGTAAATAGATTTCTACAACAGTGCCAGAAAGTGGGCTTGCATCTTTTGGCCAAGTTGTTTTCCATCCATCAAAAGCTATATTAGGTATAACTTTTCCATTTACAATCATGCGAGGCTGCCAAAGAGGGCGTTTATCGCGCTCTCCAGATGGGGGCGCTCTTCCAACACGTTTTCGATTTTGTTCTGGAATTTTTGTGAAGGGAAGGTTTAAAAGGGTGGGAAGGAAGTTTTCAATTTG from the Chlamydiales bacterium genome contains:
- a CDS encoding thiamine diphosphokinase, with product MHEVLIIANGPYNDSIVHSLAPNKTIIALDGAANNLLNITPHYILGDFDSINPSIKNKYEKLNVLFILAEDQNYTDLEKAILFSKKNGATHISICCADGGTRSDHSLATLAFLKKYYSKECEITLHTECELIQFLQNETFSFSGQIGDPCAFFGWPSAVVTTTGLLWNVNAWKTEIGLNASICNELKEPVVSLYVEGNLLLITKR
- a CDS encoding MFS transporter, which encodes MSSQRSSFWISLFVGFIDHLGVGLVYPLFASMLFDRNFALLPPDTSLEVRGMWLGVLIALMPLIEFFAAPFWGALSDGKGRKKPLQMSVSFALAGYIVALVATYFANIYLLLASRVVIGFAAGNISIVQAAVADLSTPDEKSKNFGLYGMALGTGFAFGPFFGGFFSRWGYSIPFLAAIALVIFNLGVVYYFFRETNFLLLKKKVSWHVGLLNFKKAFKFKGLRIILLASFLHCFAWSYFFEFISVYLIANFDFSSEDLGLFYGIAGASYALSTGYLIRPFTAKFKPASLLFAGNLLAGLSILLFPFVTTTLVLWIAIIVICYFVAFVWPSATAIVSNHASGDIQGESLGIFAAVNAMGFVLSPLLSGSWVGTYPTITMWVSGIILVITSLILFRSLKAIA
- a CDS encoding carotenoid oxygenase family protein, which gives rise to MLIKKRTLIKAELLKEVSNYSLKATGIIPQWLSGSLIRNGPITISVDNESQEHWFDGLAMLHLFSFTNGHISYSNKFLRSDAYQMVFKKGSIHYEGFAADPCRSLFKSLFTLLFKHSDPIHNANVNITKLANEYVALTEVPLPVKFDPITLETLGVFAYQDALCKDKCWESAHPHYDSKRQETLNYLIEYGRNSFYIIYKISKDSSTRKVIAKVPVERPSYMHSFAITQNHIILTEFPLTVRPIDLITKGKAFIKNFSWDETNGTQITVIDRNRGNVTGKYNTRAFFAFHHVNAFEENNTIHIDLAAYLDASIITNEALNTDSKILKSGHYESYLTRLSLDLNHKTIKEERLSNDPLEFPRINENFDGSPYRYMYGTGFFKNPTTSKELLHSNVLYKVDTITRETKSWSSDGCMPGEPVFTTSPDSASEDDGLILSVVIDKIRKSSFLLILDAKTFKEVGRAEAPHLIPQGLHGQLYRS